The sequence TGCCCTCTAACCCGATAGCGCTGGCTTTGCTGGATGTCTTGGGTGAGCCGTTGATGTCGACCACCTTGATGCTGCCAGGCAATGACTTTGCCGAATCTGATCCGGAAGAGATTAAAGAGCATCTGGGCAAACAAGTGGATTTAATCATCCACGGCGGCTCACTGGGCCAGCAACCGACCACGGTAATTGATCTCACTGACTCTTCTGTGGCGGTTATCCGTGAAGGCGCGGGTGACACCACACCATTCCGCTAACACGCACAGCTGTTGGTTGTGACTACGTTGGTTAAAATTAGCCGTTGTTGGATAGGATTGGGTTGTTGAACAAACATGCTGCCGTGTGAGGCAGGGTGATTTCAACGTGTCGTATCCAACCGGCTTTTGCTGCGGCCTATTTTCTCCTCGTGGCACTGATGTTCCCATCTACTTTTTGATCCTTTGATTGCGCGATACTCCCCCGCTTAACCATCACCCAGAAATGCCAACCCACTCGATATTGCTTAATAAATCACACATTTTGTATTTTCATGCATTGCAGTTATTCCGGCAGTGGCTTGGTTATATTAAAAACCTTCTATTTTACATTAACAATTTTCTGTTTTTATGGTGTGAAAAAAAACGACCATTTCAGTGTATCTAATTGAAATATATGTAGTAATTACGGTTTGATGGCTGTGCTGCTGGTTTTGATTTTTATGAAATAGCCATAATTCAGCAATTTAAATAAACTATTAAAATGTAAAACTAATTTCACATCGATAATTATCTATATATTCTATTGCTTAGCCACTTACTTTTAATAAATTATCTTTTTAAGACAGATCCAATGAGATTTTAATTGTAAATATAATAAAGATACTTTCAATTTCATTAGACGATCTTTTATTCTAGGAATTAATCCAACTAACAGAATAAAGTTTCACAATAGATCGTAAATCCAACGGTTGCAGAGTAAAATACCGTTTTAATGTAAATTAAGACTATAAAAACCAATAATTATGTTTTTTATGTATACTCGACGTGTTTTTTAAGTCGATGGGATAAAAAAGGTATTAAAAAGAAATAATCTCATATGAAATAAAAGCTTCTCTTAAGAAGTTTATTTACATTTCTTTTCAGAACAGTATTTAAGCCGCTATCCGGTGCTGCTGTTAAATATTTATTCTTAATGGTCTGATTGGGCTGCTGTAAAATTATTCTTATTCCTGGATTATATCTAAATTGAGAATATTCTTGCTTATTCTTAATTACTTATCTATTGATTTATATGGATAATGTGATATTTCCACGTGAGGTGTAGGATGCGTCCTACTGATTTCGTTACTTACTCCTATATATCTGATTGACTGTGAGAGTTTATTATCGATACCAATGAATTATTATAAGTCTTAATCCACCCACCAGTGAAAGTTAGTCAGATTAATTATGCATGCATTAATTAAGAAAAATGCTGCTCGCTAACCACAACCCATAATTATACAGAGAAAGTCGAGAGTTCTATGAATCAAGTATTTAAAGTCATTTGGAATAGTGCCTTAGGTCGCTATGATGTTGCATCAGAGTTTTCCAAGTCGGGTAAAAAAACTAAGTCATTCTGTTCAGGAACTGTCGGCCTAACTTCCTCTGTAGCGGCACCTGCGCGTTTAAGCCAAATTGCGATGACGTTGATATTGACGTTAGGTGCCGGCTCAGCATTTGCTGCCGATATAGATGTGCCTGTTTTTACGCCTGAAGTTGACTTTACACAGACCTTTACTGGCACAGGTAATACCTTAGCGGGGAGCTTTAGCAATATTGCCCGTGGTGATGCTGGTTTTAAAAACAGCAAATTAGGCGATATTCCAGCAGGTAATTTCCTTTATGGTGCAGAGAATCTGATTAGTAAGAACATTTTCAACCTAGGTGATACGGTTACCGAAACCTTCCTTGATCCCAAAGGCACTGGCGCATTAATCACTATTAATGTGTATAGCAGCAATGGCATGTCAATTAAGCCGTTGTCCGAGTTTGTGGTGCCAATATCCTATGCGGTCGGCGAAAATGGTCAGTATGTTAATCGTAACTTATTCCATCTAGAAGATGGAAGTGACCTGAATGTTAATGTAGGCAGTACTGCCGCAGGTTGGGTCAATAATAGCGATAACTATTTTAGTGCCATTCTTAAAGGTGGCTTGAAAAGTGAGCCAGCGGTAACAACATCCTCGGCATTTTATGTCGAATCAAACAGTGTTTCCGCTCAGGATACCGTCTTAAATTATAACGCCAAGACCGTGGTGAATCTGGGTAATAACAGCAATAACATTCGTGATAGCAGCACCTCAGTGGCTAATGCTGTACTTGATGACTTTACCGGTAGCTTCACCAGCCCCTATTTAGGTGCGCAGAATGTTCAAAATTTTGCAGATTTCCAACAATATAATAATGATTTGATCGCTGGTATAAAGAGTGGTGCGATTGTTCTGGACAGTAAGGGCTATCAAGCTGAGTTGTCACGGGCATACATCACTAACGGCTCCAATACTTCACCCAAAGTCACCCCTATTTATATTGATATGGGTATTGGCCCCAATGATGCCGTCAACCACATTGTTGACTCTAGTCGGGTCGCCTTTATTCATGGTGATGGACAAAATGCCATTGTGAATATTGGCACTGATGCCAACATTCAGGCTTTCAACACTGACATTTCAGTGGTTCGTTTGAATGATGGTGCAACCCTGAATAATGCCGGCACCTTAGGTTCAGTCGCCGCCAGTGTGCGGGGAACGAATATTATCTTTGCCACGGACAGTCATGTCATTAATGAAGCGACCGGTGTGCTGGATGCAGGGACTAACCCTGAAATGTTGGATTTCAAATCCACACCGACCGCCGTATTACCTCTGTATATCGCCAGCGGCAGCCATACCGCGATTTTGGCAAATGGCAGTTCGTCAGTGATTAACAACGGTATTATTAATACCGCTTCACGTGGGGCGAGTTCTTATACCCGCGCGGCCATCATTGATGGCAACTCTATTTTCGTCAATAACGGCGCAATTAATATTGCAGCCAGTGTCGATTTGTCGCCTCCTGCCGGATATGTCAACGAAGGGGTCAGTGTTCAGAAAGGTTCTACCTTTGAAAACAATGGCACAGTCTATGTCGGCCGCCAGGCCCAACGCACACTAACAGATGTGGTCACCGACCTGGCAATTAAGACCCAATCTTATGCCGTCAAATTAGTGCAAGACACAGTAAATTTGACCAATATTGCCACCTTTACCAATAGTACGACCGGCAAAATTGTGATTGGTAGCAAAACTGAAAACTCTATCGCCATAGATGCGCAAGGGGAGAGAGTTGCGGTCAATCAGAACGGCACCATTGAACTCAACGGTGCTGGTGCGACACCAGGACAAAATGCAGCGCAGAATATCGGTATCTCCTCTAGTGTTAATGCCACCAATATTTTCAACAATGGCGATATCGTCATTAATGGCATCAATAGCGTCGGAATTAAAGTGCTGACCAATAGTTCAGCCACTAATAGAGGCCATATCTATGTGAATAACGGGCTTGATCCCGCTACCAATTTGGCAAACTACGGTATTCAGGCTATCGGTGTGGGCGCGGTGGCGAATCTCTCCGGTCAGGTCAATTTAATGGGCGATGGCGCAATCGGGGTGGTGGCTGAAGATAAAGGGACTATTAATGTCACCGGTACCGGTCAGGTTGAGTTTGTCTCCGGCATAAATCAGGTGGGCTACCTGATTTACGGTACGGGTTCTAGCATCAATAACATTGCCAGTGGTGATGAAACCGTTTTAACCGAAGGTTCTACCCTATATCGCGTTGATAAAGGGGCCTCTTTCGCTGGAACCACGGCCTCGACCATGAATGCCACCGGTAAAGACTCCGCCCTGATCCAGGTCACGGGGGCTGGCAGTACATTTAACTCCGGCGCTTTAGATATGGTGCTCTTGGGTGAGGGTTCTACTGGGGTGAAAGTTGAGGGGGGCGCAACCGGCACTATCACCGCCAACGCCAGTTTGGAATTAAGAGGCGACGGCGCGACGGCGGGCATCGTCGATGGTAACTATTACGGCTTGAATGGTCTTGCCACCGGTGCCACCGGTAAATCTGTGCTGACCAGTTCGGCAGTTCTGAGTACCGGTAACACAGCGTCCGGCGCTTATGGCTATATCGCTCGTAATGGCGGTGAACTGATTCATAAAGGCACTATCGATTTCACCCAGGCCGGCAGTACTGGCGTGCTGGTAGATGGCGGGATTCTGACTAACGAAAATCTGATCACCGTAAATGGTACTGCGGTGAACATTCAGGGCGCGGATTCGACTGTCAATAACAGTGGTATTGTCAACGCCACTGACGGCACCGCCGCTTATCTGCTGGGGGCAGGTGCGAGTCTGACGCTATCCGGTAACGGCGAAACCAAAGCGGGCGGCACTGCCCATGGCGTACTGCTCGATACCGATGCTATCGCCCTGACTGTTGATGGCGCAACTATTAGCATGACGGCCGGCGGTAGCGGTAATGCTATTGAAAATAAAGCGGAAATTGCGGGTATTCAGTTAAAAGATACCACGCTGACCGTCGGCAATGGTGCCGGTGTGCGTACTGGAGCCTCGATGGCGGCGACCAACTCGGGCGTAATTAATGTCAATGGTAGCGGCACAGGTATTCTGTTCGCCAATACTGGCGATACGCTGACCAACAATACGCTGGATATGTCCGACTCGGCAGGTTTGGTGATTAACGTTAATTCGGCCGATGGTAAAGGGATTGTGACCAACTCCAGCCAGAATCTGAAAACCGGCGCTAGCGTGAATGTTCACAATGCAGCAGGCGGTGCCGCGCTAATTGTTGGCGGCACCACAGCGCAAGTTGAACAGTCCGGTAACCTGATATCTGAGTCACTGAGCAGCCCTGTTGTCGATATCGATAATGGTTTTGTCAACAGCTTCGTCAACAGCGGCACCATTCAGGCCAACAGCGCGGCACAACAAGCGGTGATCACCACTAGCGGTAATGGTGTAGCCTTTACCAATGCTACTGATGGCAAGATTGTCGGTAAGGTGGATCTGTTAGCGGGCAACAACACCGTGACCCTGATGCAAGGCAGTGAAGGCACTGATTTCACCACCGGCACGGGTGACGACCTGTTTATTTTGAAAGATCTGACATTAGCCGATACTGGCGTGTTTAGTTCACTGAACGGCGGCACGGGCGCGGATACCCTGCGCTTTGATAACTCGGTTTATACCCTGAGTGACGCTGCTGCTATCAGTAATATGGATTATATCGACCTGATTAATAACTCCACATTTACACTGGAAAATATCTTGCTGGCGCTGGGCGATAGCCAGGATGACAACGTGAACACCGGTTTTAACTTGGGTGACGGTAGCCTGTTGCAGCTCAACAACCTGAATGCAGTGAGTTTTAACAGCAAGTTGAGTGGCCTTGGCACCATGGCAGTTAACACCGCCGGAAATGCATTCGATTTTACCGCCAATGCGGCGCAAAACGCCTTTAACGGGGTACTGGCACTGGGTCATACCACCTTTGAACTGGCAGCAGATAACACGGCAGCATTAGTTAATGCCACCCTGAAATTGGGTGCGGACAGCATCACCACGGTTGGTGACGGTATACAAACTATCGGTGGATTAGTGTTTGATGGCGGTTTGGTGAAATTTGACACCGGAACCCCGGGGGAGACTGTCGCGAAAGGCATCATTCACACCACCAATGAGATGGATCTGCGCGGCGCGGGTACGGTAGAAGTGAATATCGGCAGCATTGATAACAGCCAGAATCAGGTCAATCCTCTGCTGCCAATCCTCGAACAGGATGACACCAATACCCAGTTGCAACTGGCCATTAGTGACGCCACAGTGGTGGGTAACGGCGGCAATTTAGTGCTACAAGACCAAAATGGCAATGTGATTACCGATGCCACCACAGCCGATATTGCTCAGGGCGGCACCACAGTGGCGAAAGGGACTTACGACTATCGCCTGACCAGTGGGGTGAATAATGACGGTTTGTATGTCGGCTACGGCTTGACTGAAGTGGAGCTGCTGGGTAGCGGCAGTGATGCGTTATCACTGTATGCCACTAATAAGACCGGCAATGCGGCCGATTTGAGTGCCAGAGTGACCGGCAGTGGTGATTTGGCGATTGATACGGGAGCGGGCAGCAGTGTGTCACTCTCTAACCTGAACAACGATTACACTGGTATTACCGAGGTGCGCAGCGGCAGCTTGCAGATGCTAAATGACAATGTGCTGGGGAGCACCTCACTGCTCTCTTTGGCAGCAGATACCGCCTTTAATATGAACGGCCACAGCCAAACTGTCGGTGAGCTGCGCAGTAGTGCGGGTTCATCGGTCAATCTCAGTGGTGGCAGCTTAACCTTGAGTCAGGGCGGTGTGTCTGATGGTGAACTGACCGGCAGCGGTGAGTTAACCATTGCTGCTGATACATTAACGGTTAACGGTGCGAACAGTACCTTGACGGCGACCACCAACATTGCCAGTGGCGCACAAGCTTTGCTGAACAGCGCAGTTGGCCTGGGCAGTGGCAATATCGTCAACGCTGGTTTACTGACACTGAAAGGTGCTGCGGGTCAGTTGGCGAACGCCATCAGTGATGCGGGTAGTGTGGTGCTGGAAGATAACAGCGATATCACGCTAACCGGTGATAACACTCTGTTCAGCGGCCTGTTTGATATTACCAGCGGCAGTCAGTTAACCGCCTCTCAGGCAGAGTATCTGGGCACCGCTGCGGTCACCAACGACGGTTCATTAGTGCTTAATAGCGCCAGTGACTGGTTGCTGGCAAACAGTATTACCGGCAGCGGTAGTCTGACTAAAAACGGCAGCGGAACAGTGTCATTGACGCAAACTGCGGCCTACACCGGGCAGACCGATATCAATGTGGGTGGCCTGATCTTAGGTAGCAGCGCCGATCCGATGACGCTGGCCAGCCAGCAGGTCAATATTGCTGATGGTGCCTTTATGGGCGGTTTTGGTGGCGTAGCGGGAGCGGTTGATAACAAGGGCGTGCTGTTTGTCGGCAACCCAACGGCACCTATCACATCACTCTTGAGCCGTCTGGCCCCGGCCAGCAATATCTTCACCGTTGGCACCGACTTAACCAACAGCGGCACGGTATTTATCGGTAACAAAACCAGTGACGGCTCCGGCACCACCGGTAACCAATTAGTGGTCAACGGTAACTATATTGGCAACAACGGTCTGCTGCACTTCAACACCGCGCTGGGCGACGACAGCTCTGCCACCGACAGCATGATTGTGAACGGCAACACCAGCGGCACCACCAATGTTAGTGTGGACAATGCCGGTGGTCTGGGTGCCAAGACCCTGAACGGTATTGAACTGATCCAGGTGAACGGCCAGTCAGACGGTAATTTTGTGCAAAGCGGCCGTATTGTGGCAGGTGCGTATGATTACTCTCTGGCACGGGGGGTAGGAACCAATGCCAGTAATTGGTATCTGACCAGCTTGAGCAATTTGCCGGTTGATCCAGAAAATCCGGTCGACCCGGAAAACCCGGCGGGTCCAGGCGAGGAAACTAAACGTCCTGAAGCCGGCAGCTACACCGCGAACCTGGCCGCAGCCAACACTATGTTTGTGACGCGCCTGCACGATCGTTTGGGCGAAACACAGTATATCGACGCCCTGACTGGCGAGCAGAAAGTGACCAGCATGTGGTTGCGTAACGAAGGCGGTCATAACCGTTCACGTGATACTAGTGGTCAGTTGAAAACGCAAAGCAACCGTTATGTGATGCAACTGGGTGGCGATATTGCTCAGTGGAGCAACAATGGCCTGAACCGCTTACATCTTGGGGTAATGGCCGGTTACGGGAATAGCAAAAGCGACACCAATGCGCGCACTGGTTATAAGTCAACCGGCTCGGTTGATGGTTACAGCACCGGTGTTTACAGTACCTGGTATGCCAACGACGAAGATAAGTCTGGCTTGTATGTTGATGGTTGGGCGCAGTACAGCTGGTTTAACAACAGCGTGAAGGGTGAAGGGCTGGCGACTGAAGAGTACAAATCCAAAGGGATCACCGCCTCGGTAGAGAGCGGCTATACCTTTAAGATCGGTGAGAATAAGTCGAAGA comes from Yersinia bercovieri ATCC 43970 and encodes:
- a CDS encoding autotransporter outer membrane beta-barrel domain-containing protein, with amino-acid sequence MNQVFKVIWNSALGRYDVASEFSKSGKKTKSFCSGTVGLTSSVAAPARLSQIAMTLILTLGAGSAFAADIDVPVFTPEVDFTQTFTGTGNTLAGSFSNIARGDAGFKNSKLGDIPAGNFLYGAENLISKNIFNLGDTVTETFLDPKGTGALITINVYSSNGMSIKPLSEFVVPISYAVGENGQYVNRNLFHLEDGSDLNVNVGSTAAGWVNNSDNYFSAILKGGLKSEPAVTTSSAFYVESNSVSAQDTVLNYNAKTVVNLGNNSNNIRDSSTSVANAVLDDFTGSFTSPYLGAQNVQNFADFQQYNNDLIAGIKSGAIVLDSKGYQAELSRAYITNGSNTSPKVTPIYIDMGIGPNDAVNHIVDSSRVAFIHGDGQNAIVNIGTDANIQAFNTDISVVRLNDGATLNNAGTLGSVAASVRGTNIIFATDSHVINEATGVLDAGTNPEMLDFKSTPTAVLPLYIASGSHTAILANGSSSVINNGIINTASRGASSYTRAAIIDGNSIFVNNGAINIAASVDLSPPAGYVNEGVSVQKGSTFENNGTVYVGRQAQRTLTDVVTDLAIKTQSYAVKLVQDTVNLTNIATFTNSTTGKIVIGSKTENSIAIDAQGERVAVNQNGTIELNGAGATPGQNAAQNIGISSSVNATNIFNNGDIVINGINSVGIKVLTNSSATNRGHIYVNNGLDPATNLANYGIQAIGVGAVANLSGQVNLMGDGAIGVVAEDKGTINVTGTGQVEFVSGINQVGYLIYGTGSSINNIASGDETVLTEGSTLYRVDKGASFAGTTASTMNATGKDSALIQVTGAGSTFNSGALDMVLLGEGSTGVKVEGGATGTITANASLELRGDGATAGIVDGNYYGLNGLATGATGKSVLTSSAVLSTGNTASGAYGYIARNGGELIHKGTIDFTQAGSTGVLVDGGILTNENLITVNGTAVNIQGADSTVNNSGIVNATDGTAAYLLGAGASLTLSGNGETKAGGTAHGVLLDTDAIALTVDGATISMTAGGSGNAIENKAEIAGIQLKDTTLTVGNGAGVRTGASMAATNSGVINVNGSGTGILFANTGDTLTNNTLDMSDSAGLVINVNSADGKGIVTNSSQNLKTGASVNVHNAAGGAALIVGGTTAQVEQSGNLISESLSSPVVDIDNGFVNSFVNSGTIQANSAAQQAVITTSGNGVAFTNATDGKIVGKVDLLAGNNTVTLMQGSEGTDFTTGTGDDLFILKDLTLADTGVFSSLNGGTGADTLRFDNSVYTLSDAAAISNMDYIDLINNSTFTLENILLALGDSQDDNVNTGFNLGDGSLLQLNNLNAVSFNSKLSGLGTMAVNTAGNAFDFTANAAQNAFNGVLALGHTTFELAADNTAALVNATLKLGADSITTVGDGIQTIGGLVFDGGLVKFDTGTPGETVAKGIIHTTNEMDLRGAGTVEVNIGSIDNSQNQVNPLLPILEQDDTNTQLQLAISDATVVGNGGNLVLQDQNGNVITDATTADIAQGGTTVAKGTYDYRLTSGVNNDGLYVGYGLTEVELLGSGSDALSLYATNKTGNAADLSARVTGSGDLAIDTGAGSSVSLSNLNNDYTGITEVRSGSLQMLNDNVLGSTSLLSLAADTAFNMNGHSQTVGELRSSAGSSVNLSGGSLTLSQGGVSDGELTGSGELTIAADTLTVNGANSTLTATTNIASGAQALLNSAVGLGSGNIVNAGLLTLKGAAGQLANAISDAGSVVLEDNSDITLTGDNTLFSGLFDITSGSQLTASQAEYLGTAAVTNDGSLVLNSASDWLLANSITGSGSLTKNGSGTVSLTQTAAYTGQTDINVGGLILGSSADPMTLASQQVNIADGAFMGGFGGVAGAVDNKGVLFVGNPTAPITSLLSRLAPASNIFTVGTDLTNSGTVFIGNKTSDGSGTTGNQLVVNGNYIGNNGLLHFNTALGDDSSATDSMIVNGNTSGTTNVSVDNAGGLGAKTLNGIELIQVNGQSDGNFVQSGRIVAGAYDYSLARGVGTNASNWYLTSLSNLPVDPENPVDPENPAGPGEETKRPEAGSYTANLAAANTMFVTRLHDRLGETQYIDALTGEQKVTSMWLRNEGGHNRSRDTSGQLKTQSNRYVMQLGGDIAQWSNNGLNRLHLGVMAGYGNSKSDTNARTGYKSTGSVDGYSTGVYSTWYANDEDKSGLYVDGWAQYSWFNNSVKGEGLATEEYKSKGITASVESGYTFKIGENKSKNESYFIQPKAQITWMGVKADEHREANGTQVSGQGDGNIQTRLGLRSYMLGHHESDNGKDREFQPFVEANWIHNTKDFGTNMNAVAVKQAGAKNIGELKLGVEGQLNKQLNVWGNVGQQLGDKGYSDTAVMLGVKYNF